A region of Vitis riparia cultivar Riparia Gloire de Montpellier isolate 1030 chromosome 1, EGFV_Vit.rip_1.0, whole genome shotgun sequence DNA encodes the following proteins:
- the LOC117910841 gene encoding metalloendoproteinase 5-MMP produces MLSSHKQTNMRFHVLCAAIFLPLLTTSVSARFFPNAPSMPPSSPPNATTSGWDAFKKFAGCHAGDKADGLAKLKEYFHYFGYIHNSNYTDDFDDAFEQALKTYQLNFNLNTTGQLDEATLNQIVSPRCGNADIENGSSSMNSGKSTPSTSGHFHTVGHYSFFDGKPVWPESKRDLTYGFLPDNQLSDTVKAVFTSAFERWAAVTPLTFTETDSYYSADLRIAFYTGDHGDGEPFDGVLGTLAHAFSPTNGRFHLDGEENWVATGDVTTSSISSAIDLESVAVHEIGHLLGLGHSSVEEAIMYPTITSRTKKVELASDDIEGIQELYGSNPNYNGSSTSPSQESETTNNSGAYTAAPRWSFGILLAVGFGLLML; encoded by the coding sequence ATGCTTTCATCACACAAACAAACGAACATGAGATTTCATGTTCTCTGTGCTGCAATTTTTCTTCCCCTTCTCACGACATCAGTCTCTGCGCGTTTCTTCCCAAATGCACCATCTATGCCTCCGTCGTCACCGCCCAACGCCACCACGAGCGGCTGGGATGCATTCAAGAAGTTCGCTGGGTGTCATGCTGGAGATAAAGCCGACGGCTTAGCCAAGCTCAAAGAGTACTTCCACTACTTTGGCTACATCCACAATTCCAACTACACTGATGACTTCGACGATGCTTTTGAACAGGCTCTCAAGACTTATCAACTCAATTTCAATCTCAATACCACGGGACAACTCGACGAAGCCACCCTAAATCAGATTGTGAGTCCCAGATGCGGCAATGCTGACATAGAAAACGGCTCCAGTTCCATGAATTCCGGTAAATCCACGCCGTCGACCAGCGGCCATTTCCACACCGTCGGTCACTACAGCTTCTTCGATGGCAAGCCTGTCTGGCCGGAGTCAAAGCGTGATCTGACGTACGGGTTTCTGCCAGACAATCAGTTGTCGGACACCGTCAAGGCCGTGTTCACAAGCGCATTTGAGCGGTGGGCGGCAGTAACGCCCTTGACTTTCACGGAAACTGATTCGTATTACTCCGCCGATCTCAGGATTGCATTCTACACCGGAGACCACGGCGACGGAGAGCCTTTCGACGGAGTGTTGGGAACCCTAGCACACGCCTTCTCTCCTACGAACGGACGGTTCCACTTGGACGGAGAGGAGAATTGGGTAGCTACAGGCGACGTCACAACATCGTCTATATCTTCGGCGATCGACCTGGAATCCGTGGCGGTTCACGAGATTGGGCATCTGCTTGGGTTAGGGCACTCGTCGGTAGAAGAAGCGATCATGTACCCAACGATCACCTCACGGACAAAGAAGGTGGAGCTTGCTAGTGATGACATTGAGGGGATTCAGGAATTGTATGGCAGTAATCCCAATTACAATGGTTCCTCTACGTCGCCGTCTCAGGAGAGCGAAACCACTAATAATAGCGGGGCCTACACTGCAGCTCCACGGTGGAGTTTTGGGATCCTTTTGGCCGTTGGATTTGGTTTGTTGATGTTGTGA
- the LOC117920141 gene encoding secreted RxLR effector protein 161-like gives MKDCSHSVFPIAKGDRFNLNQCSKNDLKKEQMKNILYASAVGSLMYAQVCTRPDIAFAVKMLRRYQSNPGLDHWRAAKKVMRYLQGTKDYKFMYRRTSNLEVVGYSNSDFAGCVDSRKATSGCISI, from the coding sequence ATGAAGGATTGTTCACATAGTGTTTTCCCTATAGCGAAGGGTGATCGATTCAATCTGAACCAATGCTCGAAAAACGATCTTAAGAAGGAACAGATGAAGAACATTCTATATGCTTCTGCAGTTGGAAGTCTAATGTATGCTCAGGTCTGCACAAggcctgacattgcatttgctgTTAAAATGTTAAGACGATATCAGAGTAACCCAGGTTTGGACCATTGGAGagctgcaaagaaagtgatgagatatcttcaaggaaccaaagatTATAAGTTTATGTACAGACGGACAAGCAATTTAGAGGTTGTTGGCTACTCAAATTCAGACTTTGCTGGCTGTGTTGATTCGCGTAAAGCAACATCTGGATGCATTTCTATATAG
- the LOC117921783 gene encoding uncharacterized protein LOC117921783, translating into MERNGSSWAEQWDYNNPEKETGGGDGGRKDKYSKKLGEGFAKTKAAASTGMKKVKGGASVGLHWIKDKYHKTTNKQ; encoded by the coding sequence ATGGAGAGAAACGGCTCCTCATGGGCTGAACAATGGGACTACAACAACCCTGAGAAAGAGACGGGCGGTGGCGATGGTGGTAGGAAAGACAAATACTCCAAGAAATTAGGAGAGGGCTTTGCTAAGACCAAAGCTGCTGCTTCAACTGGAATGAAGAAAGTTAAGGGAGGGGCTTCTGTGGGGCTCCACTGGATCAAAGACAAGTATCACAAGACCACCAACAAGCAGTAA
- the LOC117915236 gene encoding uncharacterized protein LOC117915236: MSLFSFLGFLCILGLGFGFDHGHAFKVPFRVKDMLPVLPRQISWPVLNNLHSAVDLLPAFVGSVTPGNGSIEWKGACFYGNQARLQFTSGDRGLGGGVLYLTTAEAHSWTCMDLYVFATPYRVTWDYYFSAREHKLEIESWEEPAELEYVKQHGISVFLMPSGMLGTLLSLIDVLPLFSNTAWGQSANLDFLKNHMGATFEKRPQPWRVTINPEDVHSGDFLAVSKIRGRWGGFETLEKWVTGAFAGHTAVCLKDEEGNLWVGESGHENEKGEEIIVVMPWDEWWELSLKDNSNPQIALLPLHPDLRAKFNATAAWEYARSMAGKPYGYHNMIFSWIDTIADNYPPPLDAHLVISVMSMWTRMQPAYAENMWNEALNKRLETEDLDLLGILAETEKRGLTFDQLLTIPEQDEWVYSDGKSTTCVAFILEMYKEAGIFGPASSSIQVTEFTIRDAYMLKIFENNQSRLPSWCGDEDGRLQFCQILGEYRMELPQYNTIEPYAHMNENCPSLPPTYERPVGC; this comes from the exons ATgtctctcttctctttcttaggGTTTCTGTGCATTCTAGGGTTAGGATTTGGTTTCGATCATGGCCATGCCTTCAAGGTTCCTTTCAGAGTTAAGGATATGCTTCCCGTTCTTCCACGTCAGATTTCCTGGCCAGTCCTTAATAATCTTCATAGTGCCGTTGATTTGTTGCCGGCTTTTGTTGGATCGGTGACTCCCGGCAATGGCTCTATTGAGTGGAAAGGTGCTTGTTTTTACGGCAACCAAGCTCGGCTCCAGTTTACCAGCGGCGACAGAGGTCTGGGTGGTGGCGTTCTTTATCTCACG ACAGCTGAAGCTCACAGTTGGACCTGTATGGATCTATATGTTTTTGCAACACCATACCGTGTTACGTGGGACTACTACTTTTCTGCTCGAGAgcataaattagaaattgaatcatGGGAAGAACCTGCAGAATTGGAATAT GTAAAGCAGCATGGCATCTCTGTATTTCTCATGCCATCAGGGATGCTGGGGACCTTGCTTTCTTTAATAGACGTCTTACCTCTATTTTCTAACACGGCCTGGGGTCAGAGTGCCAACTTAGATTTTCTGAAGAATCACATGGGTGCAACATTTGAAAAACGTCCTCAGCCTTGGCGGGTAACTATCAATCCAGAGGATGTGCATTCTGGTGACTTTTTAGCAGTGTCAAAGATACGTGGTCGGTGGGGTGGATTTGAGACCTTAGAAAAATGGGTAACAGGTGCATTTGCTGGTCATACAGCAGTTTGCTTGAAGGATGAAGAGGGTAATCTTTGGGTTGGTGAGTCGGGGCACGAGAACGAAAAG GGAGAAGAAATTATAGTGGTAATGCCCTGGGATGAATGGTGGGAATTGTCACTTAAGGATAACTCTAACCCACAAATAGCTTTGCTTCCCTTACATCCAGACTTGCGTGCAAAATTTAATGCCACTGCAGCATGGGAGTATGCTCGGAGCATGGCAGGCAAGCCGTATGGTTATCACAATATGATATTCAGTTGGATTGATACTATAGCAGACAACTATCCACCTCCTCTTGATGCTCACTTG GTCATTTCTGTCATGTCTATGTGGACTAGAATGCAGCCAGCATATGCTGAAAATATGTGGAATGAAGCTCTGAATAAGAGGCTTGAGACCGAG GATTTGGACTTGCTTGGAATTCTTGCTGAAACAGAAAAGCGTGGCTTGACCTTTGATCAACTACTTACTATTCCAGAACAAGATGAATGGGTATACAGTGATGGGAAATCAACAACATGTGTTGCCTTTATCCTGGAAATGTATAAAGAGGCAGGAATCTTTGGTCCCGCTTCTAGCTCTATTCAAGTAACTGAGTTCACT ATTCGTGATGCATATATGCTTAAAATCTTTGAGAACAACCAATCACGTCTGCCAAGTTGGTGTGGTGATGAAGATGGTCGGCTCCAGTTCTGCCAGATCCTTGGTGAGTATCGGATGGAATTGCCCCAGTATAACACCATAGAACCATATGCCCACATGAATGAGAACTGCCCCTCCTTACCTCCAACTTATGAGAGGCCTGTGGGATGTTAA